Genomic window (Mycosarcoma maydis chromosome 5, whole genome shotgun sequence):
GAAACGCACGACTGAGTTCCGAGTTCGATCTCTGGCTGCTTTGATACAAGAGGTGCACGCTGATACACATAGCTACTTGGTGCGGTTCTTAGCAAAAGCGTCCTTGACAGGCATGCCGGCCTTGATGTCGTACATGCACTTTTCGTCTTCGCGTCTACCCTTTTCAGCCAAGCTGATCACGTCTTCTGCCACGCTCGGCGGTACGATCATGACACCGTCGATATCGGCGAGCACAAAGTCACCTGGACTGACTGTGACGCTTGGCGTCTTGGGGTTCCTGACTGCATCTTCATGTTTTGCGTCTTGGGTCGATGGATccgagatggtgatggGCACTTGGAGCTCGGATGGCCTAGTGAACGGGCTTTGGCCCTGGGTCGAATGGCCTCTTGCAAACACGGCAAAGTTGGCGTCTCTGTGTTCGACAAGATCCCTGCACCTTGCGTCGAGCACAACGCCTTTGAGATCAAGTtgctgcgctcgcgctGTCATCAACCCACCCCACACGGCAGATCGCGTCAACGAAGGCGCcgtcaccaccatcacatGCCCCGGATACGCCTCGGCCGCATCCACAAAGTGTCGCCCCGGCTTCGGCGCTTCGGTATCCTGCTGCGATACCATCTTGACCGTATACGCCGGCCCACAAATACGCACATCTGCCGAAGCAAGATAGCTCGGAGAGTACATCTCAATACCCGGCAAATACCCCCCTTGCTTTACATTGAGCTTTAGCATCGCATCTGACACCTTTCCAGTCCACATcagaagagagagacagagagagagagagagagagagaagcaATCAAGTTAGAAAAAAAACATGTCAGCACAATCCTCGCCTCACGCCGGTGCATCGGAATATGTTTCATTATGCGCATTTGGATGATtgttgagcgagagcgactGACGCAGAATCAATGTCGCCAATATGTATACATTTGTCATGATTTCATATGTAGAGGAGAAGGAATCAGGAAAGGGACTTGCTCACCTCGCAAGTGGACAGCTGCGCAAGCCTtgccagcgtcgatgcggcTTGGTTGTTGACAACGCTGACTCCGGACGAAGAGGAAAGCTGCGTGCCCTTGGGAACACACATGATGGGCGCGAGCGTCTTACTTCCTGCAGGAGTCTGGATCGAAGATCCCGACGGCTTGGACTCGGTCTTACTGGCAGCACCATCGCCGCGTGGGACAGCCGCAACAGGGACCACCTTACCGGTCACCGTGGCTGGAGCTGCAAAATTCTTGCTGGAGGCGGCGCTGCCATGGTCGTGGTTGTGGTTGGAATCCTTactcttgctcttgctggGCTGGGCGAGGCCACCGAGAACAAAGCCACCAGCAACAATGCCGGCGAGCACAAAGGCACCCGTGCGTTCCTGGTCATTCAAAGGTCGGTTGGTGCTCTTGCGAGAAGAGGATGAGTTGCTagaagaagaggatgaagatgaggacgaagaaggGTCGATTCCAGTTGCCGAAACGAAAGCACCCTTTGCCTGCTGCGCGACGCTGCTAAAAGCgtccttggcagcatctACGCTCTTGTTGATACTCGAAAGAGCCGATtcggagctgctgccgctcgaACCGGAGAAAGACTCGAGGTCGGCGAGGATCTCGGAGAGGACGCCCTTGCGCTTGTCCTGCTCGGCGCTATCGGACACAGCATGGTCCGACATGTCTGAGGCAtgcgagatggccgagctAGCCGAGACGCTGATGGCCTTGGGCACGAAGGGTGACGATTCGGTCTGCTGCATGGGCTGACGCAGGTGCGGCGAAGTGTAGGAAGTTACGATAGGGATCTCAGCGCCGGGAACCGGAGGGTCGGGGTAGTAAGGGATCTGAATGTTGAAGGTCTCTTTAGCGTGAGGCGCCTTCTGAGGAGGCAGACCGGGTGGCGTCGTCTTCTTGGCAGGTTCGTCTTCAGCCTGCCACGGCGATGCTTTGGCCGTGGTGCCGTCGGCAAGGCCATCGGCAGCTGCGTTGTGAACAGACCCAGCCTCGAGGTTGGCAGGAGTCTCGGACTCCTTCATACTGCCGAGCGGCTTCTTGCCAGTGCCGACAATGGCGTTGGCAGTCTCATCATCAACAGTGGGACCCTTGAGTCCATCGGAGGTAGGAGCAGGTGGGGTGCCCTTGTTCGCGGCGGTACCAGACTGCGAggttggcgatggcggaGCGGTGccttgcttcttctttgcgTCGTTCTCTGGATTGCGCAGGGAAGCCAGCGTCGACTTTTTGCGGAGCTGAGGACGAGCGCCGAGAACAGACTCCATGTTGGCGGTGCTTCCGTTGATGAAAGCGTCATGGTCTACGAGGCGCTTGATGAGATCTTCCTTGCGACCCGTGTAAGCGAGGCCGCGCGACTTGAGCTCTGCTTTAAGCTCGGCCATCTTCTTGGTTTCGTAGGCATCTCGAGTGCTGCTGAGGAGGACAGATGAGACGAGGCCTCGCGATTGCTGGAGCAGTTGGTACTGATACGAGAGGACGGCAGCCgaagtggcagcagcggcggaTTGAGGACCAGGCGACAGAGGTCGGAGGACAGGCTCCCTGAGGGTGCGGCTGGCAATTCGTCGCAGCATTGTTGCAATTCCAGTAAGATCGGACGTGATATGTAGATATAGACTTTCGCTGGGATAAGAATGACGACCGCGATGGAGCAGCGACAGGGAGACCGTAGGAAGCCAGCGATCAAAGGGAAGAAAAGGTGGAGGCAGAGACGGAGGCGCTCGGTTGAACGATGATAACGAGTAGTTTTGGAAGCAAGCTGCACGTTGTGctgcgactcgtgactgtattcacgattcggatTAAGCAGGAGGAACACAAAGGAGAGATTTCAAAGTTCCAATTGATTTCGCTCCTCCACTCCGCCTCACTTTCCGGCCGTGTTTACTTGTTTATTTCTGAGTggctattcacgatttcacgaaTCGTCCCCTCTCTCTAAGATCACAAAAACAAAAGCTTGAACGTGACTGGTGTTCGCTACCTTAACGAATCTCGAGTCCAAATCGTAAGTCCAAAGGGTGAATTTGAACCGTGAATGGAACTGGCTATTTTTATAAGAGGCGCCGTCACTCCCTATAGTCACACTTTCGCATCCACCTGTCACATGTGTGGGGAGGATGCTATGCACTTTGACATGTTGTTATATATAATGACCATCTTGATGCATCGCTCGGTCAACATCCGATGTTGAACACACGCAACAGCAGGGAACAAAAACATACACACATTCCTGACTGATCGGAGCGTGACAGTAACAGCGATCAATTACGATGAAAAGCATTTGGAATCACCTGGATTTTGGGGAACCGCAGAGGAGGAAGCCTAATGTAAGCTTCCATCGTCTACTGCGTCTACCGCGAGGCGAGCTTAGGAGTTGATGACGGCAGGACAATTTTCGCCTCTTCCTGCAATGTGGACGTTGAAGTACGTGCCTGTGTGATCATCCAGTTCATAGTGGAAGGGGCTGACCGAATCGATGCAGTTCTGGTTCTCCTGACCGGGACAGGTGACGGCGGTGTTGGAGTTGGACGGGTTGATCCAGATCTCACCCTGCGAATGCTTGTAGTCGAGCGCTGGAGGTAGACGAGGTACGGGATCATGTCCATTGTTGATGTGTACAAACCCGGGCAGgttggcgtcgacggcATTGGCAAATGCCTGGTCACCGGTTCTTGGCTGACCAAAGACGATCGACCTGACCGAGTTCGACGGCAACTGCTTCTTGAGATagagcgcatcgagcagcgagatggCAGCGCCGAGCGAGTGACCGACAGTCAAGACGCGAGAACCGGGATGCGAGGCAAGCGCTGACTTGACCTGTGCCAGCACAGAGTCGGCTGTACGCAGCCACGTGTCCTGGAAGCCTCCGTGAACCTCGACGTTGCCAAGGTAGGACAGCCGCGAGTTGATCGGGTCTTGTCCAAAGTCGGCATCGTTGAGGATCGAAGAGAAGGACGACGTGTTGGTGCCCTGATGCGAGACGATGACACCTTGGCTAGGCGAGTAAGCTACAAACACCATGGGCGTGGATCGACCATCGCCCGCGGTCCAGAGCAGCGTAGCGTCGCCGACTTTGGCTCCCACAGGCTGACCGCAGTAGGCTGCTTGTGCAAGTTGGGCAGGGAAAGTATATTGCTGATAGTTGGAGAGCGGAGAGGGAGCCGCGGTACTACCGCGCTCGGCGAGACGCTCTGTGTCTCTGGCTTGAATAGATCGTTGCACGCCCGCCGGGTAATTGAGAGCATCCACATTGAGAGGCGTAGCCACAATGCTCGATGCTGACAAGGCGGCTGCGGTCACAGCAGAGGCTACTTGGAGGAATTTCATCCTGTGAATGCCGAAAGTTGTAGTGAAGGGTGGTTAAGAAGATCAAATCGGAGAGGTTGGCTAAAAAAGGGGGAGACGATCTACGCCTAGCACACCTGACAAGTCGATGCTCAGACAAGTGAAAGGCAAGGGGAAGGGGATACCTCTTCATCTTGCCAGTGAGCTTGGACCTGTTCACGATTATATCCATTTCGAGAGGTGTATGCCCTTCGTGGTCTTAGACGTGCGACGCGGCGCTTTACTTCACCGAGAATCAGGGCAAGGAACCATGCTGAGGCACAAACGTGAGGGCCAAAATGGGCAACGTTCGGAAGGAAGCGAGGTAAGCGAGCAAGAACCACgttcaatcacgaatggatAGCGCTGAACGAATTGCATGTCAAGCGTGTTAGAGGTGCTTGGTAGCGAGCGCCGCCGCCTCATGGAAGCGACATTCCTGCTGGAAATCTGGGCACGGTGAGGTGCGGAAGGGGCATCTGGAAACGACCTGAGCCTCAGCCAACTCGCATCGTGTTGGAGCAAGGCATGCAAATCGGAATTTTGTGTTGGCGCTATTCGACgagacactcacgactcaccGAGTGCCCAatttcattcgtgatttgtgtAACTTTTTTGTTTGCCgtgtcgtcgctgctgaggGCGAAGCGAGGGTCCAACGTGTACTCGTTACtgtacagtcgtgagtactGTAAAGATTTCAAAATTGCATAATAACAGGGTCCGCCTGCTCAAAGTACCCTCCTCCGTCGTCGATTCGGCGTAAGTTCACTATGTGACTGATCAGCGTTGAACCTCGCATGTCGTCTCTGGTTGTCTATTTGGACCACTTCAAATACATGTCGATCCACGCCACCTCAGCCACCAGGTTGGCTTCTCCAGCGTCCTGTGAGCGAATGCCACCATCTGACAGCGCCCTCATAGCTGACAACAGACTGGGTCGCTCTCTCACACCTGTGCAACAGCCGAAGCCCTTAAAAAAGGAGAAGCGTTTGCGGACCATTGCGGACGACGGAAGCCCATCCGCCGCTTGCACTTCGCTTCGAGAGCTGATCAAGCTTCGGCAACACACAACAAGTTTGGTCGAAGTCACCTCTCTCCTGGCAACAGATGCTTGACTCGATCATGGGGTAGCAAGTGTCGAAGactcggaagaggagaTTCCGAACGAGCGGAGCTCCTTTTTGATATGCGCTCAGCTGCGATGTAGGTCGGAAGGCGTCGCTTCGCAAAGGTTTGTTAATACTTCGCTGTGCGGTAGAGTGACAAGTCGTGGACGAGATCAGAGTTGAACGAATTTGCATGATTCCTGCGTTCGCTAACAGCCAGATTGCCGAGAGCATAGCTTGGACACCATGTCGGGAAGCAACGGTCCGAGCCCGACTTCCGAGCCCATGCTCATGACTTGCTGGTCAAGTGCCACGATTTGTCAGGATATGTGTCATACAGGAGAAGCCGCACAGAGCTACCAGGTTGGCTTTGTCAAACTCAGAGCCGTGCTCAATCACTTCTTCCGATGCCAAATCTGGGCAGTCGTCTCTTCACAAGCAGCGTAACCCTCGCCCCTTTGTTTTTTCCCCTTCTTTCTGAGAACTTTGGTTAACTGGTTGTATAGTACTATAAGCTTGCAAAGAAATACAAGTACAAATGTGAATGCATGTTATGCGGGGCGAAGACAGAAAAGTCGACGGAATATACTCAAGAGCCACATAGTAACAGAGCAACGGAGGTGTACGCGGTGCATCTTCAGTTCTTGCCTATTCCATCACCAGGCCAGTCGATCAcatcgatgctgatcaagatggccacAACTATCAGCACTACAACAAACaggctgct
Coding sequences:
- a CDS encoding uncharacterized protein (related to triacylglycerol lipase precursor); amino-acid sequence: MKFLQVASAVTAAALSASSIVATPLNVDALNYPAGVQRSIQARDTERLAERGSTAAPSPLSNYQQYTFPAQLAQAAYCGQPVGAKVGDATLLWTAGDGRSTPMVFVAYSPSQGVIVSHQGTNTSSFSSILNDADFGQDPINSRLSYLGNVEVHGGFQDTWLRTADSVLAQVKSALASHPGSRVLTVGHSLGAAISLLDALYLKKQLPSNSVRSIVFGQPRTGDQAFANAVDANLPGFVHINNGHDPVPRLPPALDYKHSQGEIWINPSNSNTAVTCPGQENQNCIDSVSPFHYELDDHTGTYFNVHIAGRGENCPAVINS
- a CDS encoding bifunctional 4-hydroxy-4-methyl-2-oxoglutarate aldolase/oxaloacetate decarboxylase; this translates as MYSPSYLASADVRICGPAYTVKMVSQQDTEAPKPGRHFVDAAEAYPGHVMVVTAPSLTRSAVWGGLMTARAQQLDLKGVVLDARCRDLVEHRDANFAVFARGHSTQGQSPFTRPSELQVPITISDPSTQDAKHEDAVRNPKTPSVTVSPGDFVLADIDGVMIVPPSVAEDVISLAEKGRREDEKCMYDIKAGMPVKDAFAKNRTK